From Pseudomonadota bacterium:
GTTCACAATTCTCATCACCGACGGATCAAGTACCACCACAATATCCGGAGCATAGACTTTTGTCCGGTTGCGAATCTTTATATCACTGACCCGGGCAAAGGCGATCACCGGCGCGCCGCGCCTTTCCGGTCCAAAGCTGGGAAATGCCTGGGCATACTTCCCTTCATTTATGGCGGCTATGGCAACCATTTCCGCGGAGGTTACTCCCCCTTGACCGCCTCTTCCGTGAATCCTGACTTCTATCATGGACATTCTCCTTCATCCCGAAATCCAGAACCAGTAATTAGTTTTCCTGATACAATCAATTCCATCCTTATAATTTACATCGACCATTAATCGATTTTTCAATGGTTACCGGATCCATATATTCAAAATCAGCCCCCACCGGCAAACCACACGCCGGCCGGCTTATATGGATATTAAGCGGCTTGAGCAGTGCGGCGATATACGCCGCTGTCGCATTACCCTCAACAGTCAAATTGGTGGAAATAATTACTTCCCGGACCTGTTGGCGGGCAACCAGTTCCTTCAATCGATCCAGACGTAAATCCTCAGGGCCAACCCCCCGCAACGGAGCAACAGAGCCATGGAGAACAAAATAACGACCTTTAAACGCCCCTGACTTTTCAATGGCTGTGACATCTGCAGGAAATTCAACCACACACAACTGCTGAGTATCCCTGGAAGAATCAGAACATAAAGGACAGGGATCAACCTCGGTTAAATTCTGACATTTAGAGCATAATTGCAGGCGGGAGGTAACTTCATGGATAGCCTGCGACAAACGCATCGCCTCAGGTGATGACATACGAACGATGTGAAAAGCCAGACGGTCAGCGGTTTTTCGTCCCACCCCGGGCAACTTCATCAACTGTTCCACCAGCTTCTTCAGCGGTTCCGGATATTTATGCATTGAATCCGACTCCGGGACGGGAAAGAACCATGAAAACCATCATATTGTATACAAATACCCCACGTCATCAACTTTGTCAAGTGACATTTATATATTACGATTTACAGATTCTCAAACGGATACGACTTATCGCCATTATTTTTGTGACAACTCGGTCAAAACACCTTTGGAACTTTTGGGATGAATAAACGCGACCTTCGTCCCGTGGGCTCCCGGTCGGGGAGATTCATCAATCATGCGGGCTCCACCTGCCTTCACATTTTGGATTTCCGCCTCAATATCATCAGTAGCATAACAGATATGGTGAATACCTTCACCTTTTTTCCCCAGATATTTTGCCACCGGTGAATCCTCGCTGGTGGGCATCACCAACTCAATATTCGTTTCCCCGATTTTAAAAAAGGCAACTTTGACCTTTTGATTCTCAACCTCATCAACTCCCTGTAATTCCATTCCCAACACATCACGATAAAATTTTGCTGTTTCATCAAGATCATGAACGGCTATTCCAATATGATCAATTTTTTTCAGCATTAGCTCCTCCCATGGTCAGCCAATTATTTTTGATGCCCATTTCTTTAAACAATTTTTCAGCCCCTTCCAGCGGGGATACCTCTTTCTGATAAATAACTTGCACCAGTTGTTCAAAGCCGGGATATGCATTTGCCAACTCGACAATCCCATCCATCAGATAAGTACACAATTCCTGCCTGACGTTCGCTTTGAATTTCTCCTGATCCAGGGCTTTGTCATGAACATACTCCCAATGCTGATAAATACCTGCCAGCAAATCGGCAATCCCCACATCATCCCTGGCCACCGTTGAAAAAATATCAGGCTTCCAATCACCGGCAGACATATCAAGCATCGCCCTGAGCTCGTTTACCAGTTTTGCCGCCCCTTCCCGGTCAGCCTTATTAACCGCAAAAACATCAGCTATTTCCAGCACCCCGGCTTTGGCAATCTGAACGGCATCCCCAAGTCCGGGAACCATCACCACAACCGTGGTGTGGGCAATTTTGACAATATCGACCTCATCCTGACCAACACCTACGGTTTCAACAATTATTACATCCTTGCCGGCGGCATCAAGCAAGTGAATAACATCGACAGTGGCCTTGGCCACCCCCCCCAGATGGCTGCGGGTCGCCATGCTGCGAATAAACACTCCCTCATCCAATGCATGCTGCTGCATGCGGATGCGATCCCCAAGAATGGAGCCGCCGGAAAAAGGACTGGATGGATCAACAGCAATAATCCCAACGGACTTTCCCTGCTGTCGCAACAAGGCAATTAGTTTATCAGTCAGAGTACTCTTTCCGGCCCCGGGAGGCCCGGTAATACCAATCAGATAGGCGTTGCCGGTTCGGGGAAAAATTGCCTTGAGCAATTCTTTTTTTTCAGGACGATCATTTTCAACTATGCTAATCGCTTTCGCCAGCGATCTGACATTGCCGTTCAGCATCCCTTCAATAATAGCAGTCAATCACAACCTCTTTAGTTTGGCTAAATTAAGCTATTTGCTTTTAGCCGTTAGATATTAGCTTAACGATGTGGGGACAGAATTCAATTCTGTCCCCGTGCGAAGCAGGACGAAGCAAAGGTGCAAACCAGCGCGACAAGCAGGCAAAAGCATTATAAAAACTCTCACTGCGCTCACAAAACCACTGAGAAACCTGCCATTTGCCCTCTGTGACTCGATGTCTCTGTAAGAAACAAGAAAAATTTGCCAATCTACAAACAAAACCGAATATTTACGGCATTATTAACGCAAGACGTTAATTTTGCTCAGCTAAAAGCTAACTGCTAATTGCTTAACTTAGATGATAATTTTATAAAATACNNNNNNNNNNNNNNNNNNNNNNNNNNNNNNNNNNNNNNNNNNNNNNNNNNNNNNNNNNNNNNNNNNNNNNNNNNNNNNNNNNNNNNNNNNNNNNNNNNNNCCGGATTACTGATTCACCTGGTCGGTAATAAACTTTATGGTTTCATCAGTAGAAGATCCGGGACGAAAGATCTCCTTGATACCTGAATCTTTCAAGCCGGCAATATCCCCATCAGGAATTATGCCGCCGCCAAATACCAGGATATCCTCAGCACCTTTCTCCCTTAGCAAGTTCACCACTTTGGGGAACAGGTTATTATGAGCTCCTGAAAGGCAGCTGAGCCCCACGGCATCTACGTCTTCCTGAATCGCCGTGGCCACAATCTGCTCGGGAGTCTGGCGAATCCCGGTATAAATAACCTCCATTCCAGCATCTCTCAACGCCCGGGCTACCACTCTGGCTCCCCGGTCATGACCGTCCAAACCCGGTTTACCAACTAATACTTTTATCACTTTAGCCATACCGTTTTCCTCCATTTTTTAACAAACCTGTCTGCCGGCAGGCAGGCCGGAATACTACTGCTCCTGATATTCACCAAATACCTGACGTAAAACGCCACAAACTTCACCCAGGCTGGCATACAGCTTCACAGCAGCCACAATCGGAATCATCAGATTGCCTCCCTCTTCAGCAACTAGTTTCAGTTGTTGCAGGGCTTTATTCACCGCTTTGTTATCCCGGCCGCCTTTTACCTGCGCCAGTTTCTGCCGCTGTTTCCGTTCCATCTCCGCCTTGACCGTCAACAGATTCTCCGGCGGCGCTTCTTCAATGGTAAATTTATTCACCCCGACAATAACCTGCTCTTGAGTTTCCACCGCTTTCTGATAGGCATAGGCACTGTCGCCGATTTCATTCTGAATATAACCGGCTTCTATGGCCTTGACCACTCCGCCCAGATCATCAATCTTCTTGATATAGGCCATGGCTTGATCTTCAATCTTACTGGTCAGAGATTCAACCAGGTAAGAACCGGCCAGAGGATCGACACTGTCGGCAACCCCACTTTCATGGGCAATAACCTGCTGCGTCCGCAGAGCAATCCGCACCGAATCCTCGGTGGGCAGGCAAAGAGCTTCATCACGGGAATTGGTGTGCAGGGAATTAGTTCCTCCCAAAACAGCGGCAAGAGCCTGGATGGTTACCCTGACCACATTATTATTGGGCTGCTGAGCGGTCAAAGAGCAACCGGCAGTCTGGGTATGGAAACGCAGCATCATTGACGCTGGTTTCTTGGCCCCAAACCGTTCTTTCATCAGCCGGGCCCAGAGACGGCGGGCAGCTCTGAATTTAGCCACTTCCTCCAAAAATGGATTGTGAACATTGAAGAAAAAGGATAACCGTTTGGCAAATACATCCACATCCAACCCTGACTTAATCGCCGCATCAACGTAAGCCAAACCGTCCGCCAGAGTAAAGGCAACCTCCTGAACCGCGGAAGATCCTGCCTCACGAATATGATAGCCACTGATACTGATAGTATTCCAGCTGGGTAAATTATCTTTGCAGAAAGCAAAAATATCAGTGATGATTTTCATCGATGGTGACGGAGGGAAAATATATGTGCCGCGGGCAAAATATTCTTTCAAGACATCATTTTGAATAGTACCTCGCAGTTGTTCTGGCGCAACCCCCTGTTTTTCAGCCACCGCTACATACATGGCCAGCAGGACGGCCGCCGGGGCATTGATCGTCATCGAGGTACTTACCTTATCCAGGGAAATCCCGTCAAAAAGGGTTTCCATGTCAGCAAGGGTATCGATAGCAACACCCACCTTGCCCACCTCCCCTTCAGAAAGCTCAAAATCGGAATCATAACCAATCTGGGTTGGCAGGTCAAAAGCAACGCTCAGGCCTGTCTGACCGTTTTCCAGCAGGTATTTATATCTTTTATTGGTTTCCTCTGCCGAGCCAAAGCCGGCATACTGACGCATGGTCCAGAAACGAGCCCGATACATGGTCGGCTGAACCCCACGGGTAAAAGGATAAATGCCCGGGAAACCGATATCCTCGGTATAATCTATCTGCTCCAGATCTTCCGGAGTAAACAGGCGCTTCATTTCGATACCGGAGGTGGTGGCAAAATTTTCCCGACGTTCGGGAAAGCGGGCACAGGCCTTATCAACCAACTCCTGCCATTGCTGTTGGCGCTGCTGAAATGCTTGTTTATGCTCACTACAGGTCATATTTCTGCCCTCCTTCTGAATACTGTCAGTTAACAACCGGATTTAGCTCTCATGAAAACCCTCTTCCATCGCTTCTTATAACGGAATATTACTATGTTTTTTGTATGGCTTTTCCTGCTCTTTATCCTGGAGCATCTCCAATGCCCGAATAATTTTTATCCGGGTCATTTCAGGTTTAATCACTTCATCGACGAAACCATAAGATGCTGCCCGGTAGGGATTGGCAAACTTCTGTCGATATTCTTCCACTAATTCTTCCCGGCGAGCAGCGGGATCCTCGGCATTTTTCAGCTCCTTATTGAAAACAATATTAACCGCGCCATCGGGGCCCATTACCGAGAATTCCGCCGTCGGATAGGCAAAATGGATATCAGAACGAAGTTGCTTGGATGACATGGCACAGTACGCTCCGCCATAAGACTTGCGTGTGGTAATGGTAATTTTTGGAACTGTGGACTCAGCATAGGCAAAAATTATTTTTGCCCCATGGCGAATGATACCACCAAATTCCTGACCCGTACCCGGCAAGAAACCGGGCACATCCACAAATGTCAGAATGGGAATATTAAAACAGTCACAAAAGCGGATGAAACGTGAACACTTATCAGACGCATTAATATCCAGACAACCAGCCATAAAATTAGGCTGGTTGGCGACAATCCCCACAGATTCGCCATTAAACCGGGCGAAGCCAATTACCATATTCCGCGCGTACTGTGGCTGAACTTCAAAAAAGTCATTATAATCCGCCACTCCTTTGATAATTTTCTTGATATCGTAAGGCCGGCGAGGATCAGCCGGCACCACCTCATTCAATTCAGGGAGAAGTTGCTCAACTTCGCCGTCATAGGGAAATAACGGCGCTTTTTCACGATTACTTTGGGGCAGATAACTCAATAATTTTTTTACTGTCTCTATGGTATCCTGGTCATTTTTCCCTGCCAGATGGGCAACACCACTGACCGACATATGGGTTGAGGCGCCCCCCAACTTTTCCTGGGTTACCTCTTCGTTGGTTACCGCCTTAATCACATTTGGCCCAGTAATAAACATGTAGCTGGTTTTTTCGGTCATCACCACAAAATCCATAATTGCCGGAGAATAGACGGCACCTCCGGCGCAGGGACCGAGAATCCCGGAAATCTGGGGAACAACCCCGGAGTAAATGGTATTCCGGTAAAACAGTTCAGCATAGCCGCCCAGACTGGCAACCCCTTCATGAATTCTGGCGCCACCGGAATCGTTAAGGCCGATAAACGGCGCCCCGGCAGCAGCTGCCATGTCCAGAACCTTGCATATTTTCTTGGCATTGGTTTCACTCAAAGTCCCGCCAATGGCAGTAAAATCCTGGGCAAAAGCAAAAGTAAGACGCCCATTTACTTTCCCGTATCCGCTTACCAAGCCATCACCGACGATGGTCTTTTTCTCCATACCGAAATCAGTACAGCGATGGGTAACAAATTTATCGATTTCTTCAAAGCTTCCAGCATCGAAAAAACCCAGCATCCTTTCACGGGCAGTCATCTTTCCAATTTTATGCTGCTTTTCAATTCGAGCTTCCCCACCCCCAAGTTCTGCTGCCTGATTCATTTCATCCAACCTGGCAATTGCTTCTTCGTATTGTGTCATTCAATCCTCCCTGGGTTAACTAAATTGAGATATTAACTTTTAGCGGTTAGCTTATTAGCTTAAAATGCTTCGCCTGCTCATCGCACTGCTTTGCACCTTTACTTCACATGCGCCCTGAGCGCCAGCGAGGAAGCGCCCTTGGGGTGCTTCGCACGGGGACAGAATTGAATTCTGTCCCCACATCGAGACAATTTGAGCAGTACCCGAATGTTTACTTTCTGGTGTAAATATTCGGGCACGTTTTCAAAAAAGCAATAATACTCTCACAGAGGTATAGAGAAACCAGTTATTTGCTTTCTGTGATTCCGCGCCAGCGTATTTTTTTTTGTCTCGCGCCCGTTCGCTTCACACACTCAAGACGCAAAGGCGCAATGAAAAACGACAGACGATATAGCAAATTGAACTGTTCGCGGTCTTTGCGGCTTAGCGCGAGAATTAAGAAAATTGACGGATATTAGGTCCAAGAATTTGCCAATTTATAAACAAAATCGAATGTTTACTTCCTTGTTAATGTAAACCCTTGATTTTTCAAAGATAATCGCTAAAATTGGGGGCAACTTTTATACATTTTAAGATGGGGCAAGCTCTTGGATACTGCATACAGTATTACAGACTAACTTTTATTGTCAAGCATAAATGAGCCATAATTACGTCAGGGAAAAGCCCGGCGGCCAATCAACGTACCCCATAAAACAGAAAAGATACCTTACTATTGCTGCCCGATGGTGCCCAGACCGTTCAGGGTCAATAACATCCTGAACTGAAGATCATAGGGCTGATGCTCTTCTTTAACGGAAAAGTCAATGGCCCAGCACTGGGCATGGTAATTAAATCCATAAATACTTTCCCACATCAGTTTTTCCAGCGCGGAATAGCGGGCACTTCCGTAAATGTCAAGGGTGGGGGTCATTGGCAGATAGCCACTGACAATATAATCCTCGAGGTCATCACGCTCATACCGATATTCAAATCTCAGTCGATCCTGACGCTTGTCTTGAAAACTGAGCACGGTCGAAAAAGTCTGTGTCTGATTATCATTGGGATCATATTCACTTTCCAGTTTGCCGTAAAAATATTTGCGACTCCAATATTCCAGCTGGGCCTTAACATCAGAAAAGTTATGGTTATCGGTAAACTGGTCTCCGTTTACTTCGTCAATCAGATTGTATGACTGTTGCAGTTCCACTTTAAAATATTGATGATAATCATAGCCGCCATTTTGATCAGCATAACGGCCAATCAGCCGGCTGACCAATCCATAGGTGAGATTGTTTTCTTCATATATATGATCAAAGTCATCAAAATGAGGCATTTCGTCCTGGTCAACATCGGGAACATAAAGATAGTTTACAGTTGGCTCCAGGGTGTGCAGAAAACGGTCAGCCGTGGTCCCCGACCGAGAGAAAACCCGCTCCATCACGGTCTTCACTTCCACTCCGGCGTCAAAAAGCTCCCTGGACTCGGTGTCTGAACCTTCATCCTCCCAGTCAGTCAGATAAAAAGTCTCCCGGACGCCGGCTGATGGTGTAACTTCCAGCGGCCCCAGATGAAACGGATAATTCAGCCCTGGATGAAAATCAAAACGTTGACCGCGGTCGCCGGTATCCCGCCAGAAATTCACGTAAGAGCTGTCCAGGTGCCAGAATAAAGGCGTCTTGCCCAGTGGCTGTTCCAGGGCAGTCAAAGTTATTTGGGGTAAAACTTGCAAAACTGTATCATTATGAGGCAGAATCAAAGAATCATAGTAGAGTCCTTCTGCCGTCAGATTTAAATTCTGCCGAGCCCAGCTTTTGGAAAGGATAATATTAGATCGCAGCTCATTATCCGTTTCATAATCAACATCATCCAGTTCATTAATAAATGTATTGCTGAAAGTGTTGGAAAAATCATCCAAAAAATAATTATCACTGACAAAATTCAAATGTGCTTTAAGTTGAGCGCCTTTAGAAAAATCCTGGAAATGCCGAGCTCCCAGTGACCAGCGGTCAGATTCAGTATGGGGGTATTCTTCATTATCCTTCACCAGCTTATCATGCAGGTAACTTCCATTAATCTCCCCCTTGGCCGTTTCATTTAAAACATAGCGATACTCACCACCCAACCGAACGCCCCGATGTCCATAAGTTTCCAAGGTGAACGTTGCATCATGGGCCTCATCAATGGCCCAGAAATAGGCATTCTTAGTCATCAGACCATCTTCCTGACCATAACCGATGGAGGGCATCAGCAACCCACTCTGGCGAGAAGTTTTAACCGGAAAATATGCCTTGGGAAGATATATAACCGGAATATCTTTAACTTTAAAAACTGCTTTATCTGTAACCCCATAACCACCTTTCGTCACGTGCACAGATTCACAACTGACCATCCAGGCGGCTTTGGCAGCATCACAGGAAGTCAGGGTTGCATCCTTCGCCAGGTATTCATCCGGACCCAATTTATCAATTTCCCTGCCGGTGATAAAAAAATGTTTATCTTTTACAAAAATTCGGCCCTGGCGAATATGCCCGGTTTTAGTATCCAGATTAAACTTCAGGTAACGACACGCAAGATAATCTTCACGATCACGCAGCAGGACATCCCCCCAGGCTTCAAATTCACGGCTACGGTTATCCAAAATGACTTTATCTGCCGATAATTCCATGCTTTCCTGACGAATGACTACTTCCCCCTGGGCAATATAGCGGCCAAGAACCTTATCATAAATCAAGTGCTTTGCCTCTATTTCAACTGCCTTGGCTGAAGTTTTCATATCAAAGGCGGCGTACACCATTGTATTCCAGCCGCATAAAAAAACAACCAGCAGCGTTAGAGCCAGCAACCACTTATACCACGGGCTATTTTGCACTAACCACTTAGCTTGCATTGAATCTCCCATTAACAGTTTTCGCCATCGCCGGCTGCCAGGGCACGAACAATATCTACCCCACTTTGATAGGCTTCATCAAGATATTCCGGGTATTTGAGAACATCCTCCGGGAATTCCAATCCCCGATAAAGCAGGGACCGCCATAAGGTTGTATCCAGGGTATCAAAAAAATAACGGACGGTCAGCAATGCCCCGTCAAAAAGCTTTTTACCATGAGAAGCGCCAGCGGCAATAAACAGACCCTTTTTATGGTTTTCAGTGTGATCAAAAGGTTTTTCGTCCAACCAGTATTTTTTAACCCATCGTGATTGGAAACGGTCCATAAATATTTTTGTGTGAGCGCTAACCGTATAAAAGAACATCGGGGAACTCAGGATAAATGCCTGGCACCCGGTTAGCTGCGAACATATTTGCTGAAAATCATCCTGAATAACACATTGCCCGTTTTTTTTACATCCATATATTTCCAGACAGGGGGATAGCTTCAAGTCCCGCAAAACATATTCAATCACTTCGCCACCAGCATCAACCACCCCTTTAACTGCCTGGTCAGTCAAACGAGCAGTATTTCCCTCACGCCTGGGGCTCCCCACAATAACACCAATTTTCTTCAATTAGCCCCTCCCACACAATCAATTAAAACCTCAAAATTGCCGATGCAAAGGCCTTACCGGGCAGCAATAACTGGAACTGGGTAAATAATCAAGAACTCTTTATTTCCTCCAACGTCTCGCCGACACAATAGAGTGAGCCGGTAAAGAATATGAGATCGTCTACTTCAGCCCTCTTTTTGGCCAGGGAAATCGCTTCAGCAATTGTTTCAGTACGAAAGACTCGCTGACAGTACTTTTCAGCCTCAAGATACAACTGTTCGGTCGAACAGGAACGG
This genomic window contains:
- a CDS encoding flavodoxin family protein; its protein translation is MKKIGVIVGSPRREGNTARLTDQAVKGVVDAGGEVIEYVLRDLKLSPCLEIYGCKKNGQCVIQDDFQQICSQLTGCQAFILSSPMFFYTVSAHTKIFMDRFQSRWVKKYWLDEKPFDHTENHKKGLFIAAGASHGKKLFDGALLTVRYFFDTLDTTLWRSLLYRGLEFPEDVLKYPEYLDEAYQSGVDIVRALAAGDGENC
- the mce gene encoding methylmalonyl-CoA epimerase; translation: MLKKIDHIGIAVHDLDETAKFYRDVLGMELQGVDEVENQKVKVAFFKIGETNIELVMPTSEDSPVAKYLGKKGEGIHHICYATDDIEAEIQNVKAGGARMIDESPRPGAHGTKVAFIHPKSSKGVLTELSQK
- a CDS encoding cobalamin B12-binding domain-containing protein, translating into MAKVIKVLVGKPGLDGHDRGARVVARALRDAGMEVIYTGIRQTPEQIVATAIQEDVDAVGLSCLSGAHNNLFPKVVNLLREKGAEDILVFGGGIIPDGDIAGLKDSGIKEIFRPGSSTDETIKFITDQVNQ
- a CDS encoding carboxyl transferase domain-containing protein, whose translation is MTQYEEAIARLDEMNQAAELGGGEARIEKQHKIGKMTARERMLGFFDAGSFEEIDKFVTHRCTDFGMEKKTIVGDGLVSGYGKVNGRLTFAFAQDFTAIGGTLSETNAKKICKVLDMAAAAGAPFIGLNDSGGARIHEGVASLGGYAELFYRNTIYSGVVPQISGILGPCAGGAVYSPAIMDFVVMTEKTSYMFITGPNVIKAVTNEEVTQEKLGGASTHMSVSGVAHLAGKNDQDTIETVKKLLSYLPQSNREKAPLFPYDGEVEQLLPELNEVVPADPRRPYDIKKIIKGVADYNDFFEVQPQYARNMVIGFARFNGESVGIVANQPNFMAGCLDINASDKCSRFIRFCDCFNIPILTFVDVPGFLPGTGQEFGGIIRHGAKIIFAYAESTVPKITITTRKSYGGAYCAMSSKQLRSDIHFAYPTAEFSVMGPDGAVNIVFNKELKNAEDPAARREELVEEYRQKFANPYRAASYGFVDEVIKPEMTRIKIIRALEMLQDKEQEKPYKKHSNIPL
- the meaB gene encoding methylmalonyl Co-A mutase-associated GTPase MeaB, with product MTAIIEGMLNGNVRSLAKAISIVENDRPEKKELLKAIFPRTGNAYLIGITGPPGAGKSTLTDKLIALLRQQGKSVGIIAVDPSSPFSGGSILGDRIRMQQHALDEGVFIRSMATRSHLGGVAKATVDVIHLLDAAGKDVIIVETVGVGQDEVDIVKIAHTTVVVMVPGLGDAVQIAKAGVLEIADVFAVNKADREGAAKLVNELRAMLDMSAGDWKPDIFSTVARDDVGIADLLAGIYQHWEYVHDKALDQEKFKANVRQELCTYLMDGIVELANAYPGFEQLVQVIYQKEVSPLEGAEKLFKEMGIKNNWLTMGGANAEKN
- a CDS encoding methylmalonyl-CoA mutase family protein, encoding MTCSEHKQAFQQRQQQWQELVDKACARFPERRENFATTSGIEMKRLFTPEDLEQIDYTEDIGFPGIYPFTRGVQPTMYRARFWTMRQYAGFGSAEETNKRYKYLLENGQTGLSVAFDLPTQIGYDSDFELSEGEVGKVGVAIDTLADMETLFDGISLDKVSTSMTINAPAAVLLAMYVAVAEKQGVAPEQLRGTIQNDVLKEYFARGTYIFPPSPSMKIITDIFAFCKDNLPSWNTISISGYHIREAGSSAVQEVAFTLADGLAYVDAAIKSGLDVDVFAKRLSFFFNVHNPFLEEVAKFRAARRLWARLMKERFGAKKPASMMLRFHTQTAGCSLTAQQPNNNVVRVTIQALAAVLGGTNSLHTNSRDEALCLPTEDSVRIALRTQQVIAHESGVADSVDPLAGSYLVESLTSKIEDQAMAYIKKIDDLGGVVKAIEAGYIQNEIGDSAYAYQKAVETQEQVIVGVNKFTIEEAPPENLLTVKAEMERKQRQKLAQVKGGRDNKAVNKALQQLKLVAEEGGNLMIPIVAAVKLYASLGEVCGVLRQVFGEYQEQ
- the recR gene encoding recombination mediator RecR, whose amino-acid sequence is MHKYPEPLKKLVEQLMKLPGVGRKTADRLAFHIVRMSSPEAMRLSQAIHEVTSRLQLCSKCQNLTEVDPCPLCSDSSRDTQQLCVVEFPADVTAIEKSGAFKGRYFVLHGSVAPLRGVGPEDLRLDRLKELVARQQVREVIISTNLTVEGNATAAYIAALLKPLNIHISRPACGLPVGADFEYMDPVTIEKSINGRCKL
- the lptD gene encoding LPS assembly protein LptD encodes the protein MQAKWLVQNSPWYKWLLALTLLVVFLCGWNTMVYAAFDMKTSAKAVEIEAKHLIYDKVLGRYIAQGEVVIRQESMELSADKVILDNRSREFEAWGDVLLRDREDYLACRYLKFNLDTKTGHIRQGRIFVKDKHFFITGREIDKLGPDEYLAKDATLTSCDAAKAAWMVSCESVHVTKGGYGVTDKAVFKVKDIPVIYLPKAYFPVKTSRQSGLLMPSIGYGQEDGLMTKNAYFWAIDEAHDATFTLETYGHRGVRLGGEYRYVLNETAKGEINGSYLHDKLVKDNEEYPHTESDRWSLGARHFQDFSKGAQLKAHLNFVSDNYFLDDFSNTFSNTFINELDDVDYETDNELRSNIILSKSWARQNLNLTAEGLYYDSLILPHNDTVLQVLPQITLTALEQPLGKTPLFWHLDSSYVNFWRDTGDRGQRFDFHPGLNYPFHLGPLEVTPSAGVRETFYLTDWEDEGSDTESRELFDAGVEVKTVMERVFSRSGTTADRFLHTLEPTVNYLYVPDVDQDEMPHFDDFDHIYEENNLTYGLVSRLIGRYADQNGGYDYHQYFKVELQQSYNLIDEVNGDQFTDNHNFSDVKAQLEYWSRKYFYGKLESEYDPNDNQTQTFSTVLSFQDKRQDRLRFEYRYERDDLEDYIVSGYLPMTPTLDIYGSARYSALEKLMWESIYGFNYHAQCWAIDFSVKEEHQPYDLQFRMLLTLNGLGTIGQQ